From the Purpureocillium takamizusanense chromosome 6, complete sequence genome, one window contains:
- a CDS encoding uncharacterized protein (COG:S~EggNog:ENOG503Q3HC), producing MASDAADAAVEDSLVAKVTEYVREYMSHYDGSHDFSHIQRVLALAQHIQASEPSTSSSPSSSRLVVTLAALLHDVGDRKYLKPGEDGTRLVHDVLRSMGADAALAERVQAICLGVSYSSEVKDPARVTALLAAHPELAAVQDADRLDAIGAVGIGRTFAFGGARGRGLGDTMEHFDDKLLRLEGMMKTDEGRKLARVRTERLETMQRWWKEETEAVVG from the coding sequence ATGGCttccgacgccgccgacgccgccgtcgaggacagcCTCGTTGCCAAAGTGACCGAGTACGTGCGCGAGTACATGTCGCACTACGACGGGTCGCACGACTTTTCGCACATCCAGCGCGTACTCGCCCTGGCGCAGCACATCCAGGCCTCCGagccctcgacctcgtcgtcaccatcgtcttcgcggctcgtcgtcacgctcgcggcgctgctgcacgaCGTAGGCGACAGAAAGTACCTCAagccgggcgaggacggcacgCGGCTCGTGCACGACGTGCTCCGCTCcatgggcgccgacgccgcgctcgccgagcgCGTGCAGGCCATCTGCCTGGGCGTCAGCTACTCGAGCGAGGTCAAGGACCCGGCGCGCGTGAcggcgctcctcgcggcgcatccggagctggccgccgtgcagGACGCGGACcggctcgacgccatcggcgccgtgggcatcGGCCGCACGTTTGCgtttggcggcgccagggGCAGAGGCCTGGGCGACACCATGGAGCACTTCGACGACAAGCTGCTGCGTCTCGAGGGCATGATGAAGACGGACGAGGGCCGCAAGCTGGCGCGGGTTCGGACGGAGAGGCTGGAGACGATGCAACGCTGGTGGAAGGAGGAGACCGAGGCCGTCGTTGGTTGA
- a CDS encoding uncharacterized protein (COG:A~EggNog:ENOG503P5AF), translating into MSFVPVNPRPMLQDLVDKHVSVRLKWGQTEYQGVLKAIDSYMNLQLSGTREVIDNKETGVLGQVLIRCNNVLWIRGISGTEISDAEMKD; encoded by the exons ATGAGCTTCGTCCCCGTCAACCCGCGGCCGATGCTgcaggacctcgtcgacaagcACGTCTCGGTGCGGCTTAAGTGGGGGCAGACCGAGTACCAGGGCGTGCTCAAGGCGATTGACAGCTACATGAACCTGCAACTGTCGGGCACGCGCGAGGTCATTGACAACAAGGAGACGGGGGTTCTGGGCCAGGTGCTCATTCG CTGCAACAATGTCTTGTGGATTCGGGGCATCAGTGGTACGGAAATTAGCGACGCCGAGATGAAGGATTAG
- a CDS encoding uncharacterized protein (COG:S~TransMembrane:1 (o127-148i)~EggNog:ENOG503PE17), translating to MAFTLYDGSIATAKAALTTLCHIIDEAQKQPNANSLLQARLCEDMKPLVFQVHTATNLAARMVARLSGQEPLDLDDDLASYDDMRARIADVLGALAHADKDLVNRLGEESAPTVMGPGRALDIPGKAFAMGAALPNIFFHVSVAYTILRKERVPLGKKDFIMSFVGEHVLKAGQ from the coding sequence atggcctTCACCTTGTACGACGGAAGCATCGCCACAGCCAAGGCCGCCCTGACGACTCTATGTcacatcatcgacgaggcgcagaaGCAGCCCAACGCAAACAGCCTCCTCCAGGCGCGACTATGCGAGGACATGAAGCCCCTGGTCTTCCAGGTCCACACGGCCACAAACCTCGCGGCGAGAATGGTGGCACGGCTCTCCGGACAGGAGCCGCTGGACCTCGATGACGATCTGGCCTCGTACGAcgacatgcgcgcgcgcatcgctGACGTCTTGGGCGCCTTGGCCCATGCCGACAAGGATCTCGTCAACAGGCTCGGTGAGGAGTCCGCGCCGACGGTCATGGGGCCCGGCAGGGCGTTGGACATACCAGGCAAGGCGTTCGCGATGGGTGCGGCCCTGCCCAACATTTTCTTCCACGTGTCCGTGGCCTACACGATTCTGAGGAAAGAAAGGGTGCCGCTGGGGAAGAAGGACTTTATTATGAGTTTCGTTGGCGAGCACGTCCTGAAGGCTGGTCAGTAG
- a CDS encoding uncharacterized protein (EggNog:ENOG503NWJ4~COG:S) has translation MSAIQLSFSLRVSSGVKTVHLLGSWDNYVGQLPLSKDRSSSKSGSWKGTFRFQNSTLEAGQRYWYYYIIDGYHVAHNPSVTSTTEPTTGRELNILDVPADKHRSSSKSSSSSSSSSHKSKSSSSSHKSSSSSKSSSSSSSRHHSSSSSKDHHHRSSRNRASLSVDIPKGRPLSVSQIQAPKPMSPHATKHILESDYCDPEALEELTARFGSTGFDDDEAVIIANFGASPVSSTGSSLSYRSDSSSPSSQLSGYSTPSSDVSTCTCERYGITRKGERVKLDCGGAHCGYGDEASSCSSGASEDEYEYEPEAVEYSRRHHGSSSSRRHGIVVG, from the coding sequence ATGTCGGCCATCCAACTTTCCTTCTCCCTCCGCGTCTCGTCCGGCGTCAAGACGGTGCACCTCCTCGGCTCCTGGGACAACTacgtcggccagctccccCTCTCCAAGGACAGGTCATCGTCCAAGTCGGGCTCCTGGAAGGGCACCTTTCGCTTCCAGAACTCGACCCTCGAGGCTGGCCAGCGCTACTGGTACTACTACATCATCGACGGCTACCACGTCGCGCACAACCCCAGCGTCACGTCAACTAcggagccgacgacgggccgcgaGCTGAACATTCTCGATGTGCCCGCGGACAAGCACCGCTCTTCGTCCAaatcttcgtcgtcttcgtcttcgtcttcgcaCAAGTCCAagtcttcgtcttcgtcgcacaagtcgtcgtcatcgagcaagagttcgtcgtcgtcgtcgtcacgccaccactcgtcgtcctcctccaaggaccaccaccaccggtCCTCGCGCAACCGGGCGTCCCTGTCCGTGGACATCCCCAAGGGTCGGCCGCTCTCCGTATCGCAAATCCAGGCGCCCAAGCCCATGTCGCCGCACGCGACCAAGCACATCCTGGAGTCGGATTACTGCGAccccgaggcgctcgaggagcttaCCGCGCGCTTCGGCAGCAcgggcttcgacgacgacgaggccgtcatcatcgccaacTTTGGCGCCTCGCCTGTTTCGTCGACGGGGTCCTCGCTCTCGTACCGCTCCgacagctcgtcgcccagtTCGCAGCTCTCCGGGTACAGCACGCCCAGCTCGGACGTCAGCACATGCACCTGCGAGCGCTACGGCATCACCCGcaagggcgagcgcgtcaagctcgactgcggcggcgcgcactgcggctacggcgacgaggcgtcgtcATGCTCCAGCGGTGCCAGCGAGGACGAATACGAGTACGAGCCCGAGGCGGTCGAGTACTCGCGTCGCcaccacggcagcagcagctcccgccgccacggcatcGTTGTCGGCTGA
- a CDS encoding uncharacterized protein (EggNog:ENOG503PI23~COG:S), with protein sequence MESLPPELLCEIFANLPPTSRKNARLASRRFNAALVARQPSSMFRTLVSFIDPAVALATLEAAAADLTRRPRSIWSPACGVPANLPVPRSFLLAVYLAISGRPWEDRRRPVRPGVGSCEDSESSEGESVYGSEGSVAGSNECEMSACSLGRILGREDITADALRQALFRYALYLSYSYDGAGEAPQLWVCNAKLWAGTV encoded by the coding sequence ATGGAATCGCTGCCCCCCGAGCTGCTCTGCGAAATCTTCGCCAACctgccgcccacgtcgcGCAAAAACGCCCGCCTAGCCTCGCGGCGCTTCaatgccgccctcgtcgcccgccagcctTCCTCCATGTTCCGCACCCTCGTCTCTTTCATCGACCCGGCTGTCGCGCTCGCcaccctcgaggccgccgccgccgaccttaCGCGCCGGCCCCGGTCCATCTGGTCGCCCGCGTGCGGCGTCCCTGCCAACCTGCCCGTGCCTAGGAGCTTTCTGCTCGCCGTCTACCTCGCTATTAGTGGCCGGCCGTGGGAGGACCGGAGGCGGCCGGTGCGGCCGGGCGTCGGGTCGTGTGAAGACTCAGAGAGTAGCGAGGGCGAGTCTGTTTACGGCTCCGAAGGCAGCGTCGCGGGCAGTAACGAGTGCGAGATGAGTGCCTGTAGCCTAGGCAGGATACTAGGCCGCGAGGACATCACGGCGGACGCACTACGGCAGGCTCTATTTCGCTACGCGCTGTACCTGAGCTACAGCTACGACGGAGCTGGCGAGGCGCCCCAGCTTTGGGTATGCAATGCGAAACTCTGGGCTGGCACAGTGTAA
- a CDS encoding uncharacterized protein (SECRETED:SignalP(1-19~SECRETED:cutsite=AQS-GI~SECRETED:prob=0.1599)), translating into MKSSALFTGSFAAAAVAQSGIFSIPEGTSLGTPVDISTPLTNPLRTSTTHTGHASIPEGTGSPTVSVPDGTMSIPEGTTKGTISGSQASSTPTATGSPSTSVGGTTLVPTTTGSSGTGTGTGSPTTTGGQTTSASTAGAVANQAAGAMAAAAGFVAALLV; encoded by the coding sequence ATGAAGTCCTCAGCTCTCTTCACCggcagcttcgccgccgccgccgtcgcacaGAGCGGCATCTTCAGCATTCCCGAGGGGACCAGCCTCGGTACCCCGGTCGACATCTCCACGCCGCTCACCAACCCGCTCCGCACCTCGACCACCCATACGGGCCACGCCTCCATCCCGGAAGGCACAGGCTCGCCAACCGTCTCCGTTCCGGACGGCACAATGTCCATCCCTGAGGGCACCACCAAGGGGACTATCTCGGGGTCTCAGGCGAGCTCTACCCCGACGGCCACGGGTTCGCCCTCGACTTCGGTCGGCGGCACTACGCTGGTGCCCACTACTACCGGCTCGTCgggcaccggcaccggcaccggctcgccgacgacgacgggcgggcagacgacgagcgcgtccACGGCCGGTGCGGTGGCCAACCAAGCCGctggcgccatggccgccgccgcgggcttcgtcgccgccctgctcgtgTAA